In Streptococcus mitis, the DNA window GTAATTTAATTTTTCTTAAATTTTACTTAAAAATCTATTGACTAAATAAAACTCAAGTTGTATAATAAGACAAATATTTAAATCAGGAGGTTCTGAAGATGAAAAAGTCTAAAGCCAAGTATGCAACGCTTGCAGGTGTCGTATTAAGTGCAGGTATTTTATTAAGCGCGTGTGGAAATTCCAGCACAGCGTCAAAAACATATAACTATGTTTATGTTAGTGATCCGTCTAGTTTGAATTATCTAGCAGAAAACCGTGCAACAACTAATGATATCGTGGTTAATTTGGTAGATGGACTCATGGAAAATGACCAGTATGGAAACTATATTCCATCCTTGGCAGAGGATTGGAGTGTTTCTAAGGACGGTTTGACCTATACCTACAAACTACGTAAAGATGCTAAATGGTATACTGCAGATGGAGATGAATATGCTCCTGTAACTGCCCAAGATTTTGTAACTGGTTTGAAATATGCAGCTGATAAAAAATCAGAAGCCTTGTACTTGGTGCAAGAATCCGTTGCTGGTTTAGATGACTATATCACTGGTAAAACAACAGACTTTTCAACTGTCGGAGTCAAGGCTCTTGATGACCAAACGGTTCAATATACCTTGACACGACCAGAATCTTACTGGAACTCAAAAACAACTTCAACCATTCTCTTCCCAGTCAATGCAGATTTCTTGAAATCAAAAGGGGATGATTTTGGGAAGGTAGACCCATCTAGTATTTTGTACAATGGACCTTTCTTGATGAAATCCTTTGTTTCAAAATCTGTCATCGAATTCAAGAAAAATCCTAACTACTGGGATGCTAAAAATGTCTTTGTAGATGATGTGAAATTGGCCTATTATGATGGTAGTGACCAAGATGCACTGGCTCGTAACTTTGTAGAAGGTGCTTATAGCTATGCTCGTCTTTATCCAAATAGTTCAAGTTTTGAAGGAATTAAAGAAAAGAATAAGGACAATATCATCTATAGCTTGCAAGATACTACTTCTTACTTCTTAAACTTTAACCTAGATAGAAAATCTTATAAATTCACTTCAAAAACAAGTGATGCTGAGAAGAAATCGACTCAAGAAGCGGTTCTTAACAAAAACTTCCGTCAAGCCATCAACTTTGCATATGATCGTACAGCTTACGGGGCTCAATCTCAAGGAGAAGATGGTGCAACTAAGATTTTGCGTAACTTGGTTGTTCCTCCAAACTTTGTAAGTATCAACGGAAAAGACTTTGGTGAAGTAGTAGCCTCTAAGATGGTCAATTATGGTAAGGAATGGCAAGGAATCAACTTTGCGGATGCCCAAGATCCATACTACAATGCTGAAAAAGCCAAGGCTAAATTTGCAGAGGCTAAGAAAGAACTCCAAGCTAAAGGAGTTCAATTCCCTATCCACTTGGACATGACAGTTGACCAAGCTGCTAAAAAGGGTGTCCAAGAGGCAAATTCTATGAAGCAATCTATTGAAGCAGCCTTAGGTGCAGAGAACGTTGTAATTGATATTCAACAACTCACTACTGAAGATTATGACAATACAAGCTATTTGGCTCAGACTGCTGCTCAGAAAGATTACGATCTATATAACGGTGGTTGGGGATCTGACTATCAAGATCCATCAACTTATCTTGATATTTTCAATGTGAAGAGCGGTGGAGTGTTGCAAAATCTGGGTATAGAGCCTGGTGAAGCTAATGATAAGGCTAAGGCTGTTGGACTGGATATCTACACTCAAATGCTGGAAGAAGCCAATAAGGAGCAAGATCTTGCAAAACGCTATGAAAAGTATGCTGAGATCCAAGCATGGTTGGTAGACAGCGCTTTAGCGATTCCAAATATTTCTAAGGGGGGAACACCAGTATTGAGAAAAACAGTTCCTTTCTCAGAACCATATTCATTAGCAGGTAATAAAGGAATCGAATCCTATAAATACCTCAAAGTACAAGATAAGACAGTCACAAAAGACGAATATGAAAAAGCCAAAGAAAAATGGCTGAAAGAAAAAGAAGAATCCAATAAAAAAGCCCAAGAAGAATTGGCAAAACATGTCAAATAAGGATTTTTCAAGAAAAACGATGGTTTCGAAAGAAGCTGTCGTTTTTTATATAGTTTGAAACTATAACTAGCTCTTGAAAAGAAGAAAATGAGTTGATGAAAATAAGTGGTACAATAGTTACTATAGATTTGGAGGTATTGTATGAGCAAGGAATTACACATTAACACAATTTTGGCCCAGGCGGGTATCAAATCAGATGAAGCGACAGGAGCTTTGGTGACACCGATTCATTTTTCGACGACTTATCAGCACCCAGAGTTTGGTCAGTCTACTGGATTTGACTATACGCGCACCAAAAACCCAACTCGCAGTAAGGCGGAAGAAGTCTTGGCGGCTATTGAGTCAGCAGACTATGCCCTAGCGACTAGCTCAGGTATGTCAGCTATTGTACTGGCCTTTAGTGTCTTCCCAGTAGGAAGTAAGGTCTTGGCTGTCCGTGACCTTTACGGTGGTTCTTTCCGCTGGTTCAACCAAGTGGAGCAAGAAGGCCGTTTCCATTTTACCTATGCCAATACAGAAGAAGAGTTGATTGCTGAGTTAGAAAAGGATGTGGATGTTCTCTATATCGAAACACCAACCAATCCCTTGATGTTGGAATTTGATATCGAAAAACTAGCAAAATTAGCTCATGCTAAGGGTGCCAAAGTGGTGGTGGACAATACCTTCTACAGCCCTATCTACCAACGTCCGATTGAAGATGGAGCAGATATCGTTCTCCATTCAGCAACCAAGTATCTGGCAGGCCACAATGATGTCTTGGCTGGAGTGGTTGTGACCAATAGTTTAGAACTATACGAGAAACTCTTTTACAATCTCAATACGACAGGGGCAGTCTTGTCTCCATTTGACAGTTATCAATTGATTCGTGGTCTCAAGACCTTATCTCTTCGTATGGAGCGCTCAACAGCCAATGCCCAAGAAGTGGTTGCCTTTTTGAAGGATTCTCCAGCAGTTAAGGAAGTTCTCTACACTGGTCGTGGAGGTATGATTTCCTTTAAAGTGGCGGATGAAACACGCATTCCACATATCTTGAATAGCCTCAAGGTTTTCTCTTTTGCCGAAAGTTTGGGTGGGGTAGAAAGTCTCATTACTTATCCAACGACGCAAACTCATGCTGATATTCCAGCAGAAGTGCGCCATTCTTATGGTTTGACAGATGACCTCTTGCGTTTGTCGATTGGGATTGAGGATGCTAGAGATTTGATTGCAGATTTGCGCCAAGCCTTAGAAGGATAAGATAAAGATGGGAAAATATGATTTTACAAGCATGCCCAATCGTTTAGGGCATCATACCTATAAATGGAAAGAAGCAGAAACGGATAGTGAAGTCCTACCAGCTTGGATAGCGGATATGGACTTTGTAGTCTTGCCTGAAATCCGCCAAGCTGTGCAAACTTACGCTGATCAACTGGTTTATGGCTATACCTATGCCAGTGAAGAGTTAATTAAGGAAGTTCAAAAGTGGGAAGCCACACAACACGGTTACCACTTTGACAAAGAGGCTCTTGTCTTTATCGAGGGTGTGGTACCAGCCATCTCAACAGCTATTCAAGCCTTTACAAAAGAAGGCGAGGCAGTTCTGATTAACACACCAGTTTACCCACCTTTTGCTCGCAGTGTCAAGTTGAATAACCGCA includes these proteins:
- a CDS encoding cystathionine gamma-synthase — protein: MSKELHINTILAQAGIKSDEATGALVTPIHFSTTYQHPEFGQSTGFDYTRTKNPTRSKAEEVLAAIESADYALATSSGMSAIVLAFSVFPVGSKVLAVRDLYGGSFRWFNQVEQEGRFHFTYANTEEELIAELEKDVDVLYIETPTNPLMLEFDIEKLAKLAHAKGAKVVVDNTFYSPIYQRPIEDGADIVLHSATKYLAGHNDVLAGVVVTNSLELYEKLFYNLNTTGAVLSPFDSYQLIRGLKTLSLRMERSTANAQEVVAFLKDSPAVKEVLYTGRGGMISFKVADETRIPHILNSLKVFSFAESLGGVESLITYPTTQTHADIPAEVRHSYGLTDDLLRLSIGIEDARDLIADLRQALEG
- a CDS encoding peptide ABC transporter substrate-binding protein, with translation MKKSKAKYATLAGVVLSAGILLSACGNSSTASKTYNYVYVSDPSSLNYLAENRATTNDIVVNLVDGLMENDQYGNYIPSLAEDWSVSKDGLTYTYKLRKDAKWYTADGDEYAPVTAQDFVTGLKYAADKKSEALYLVQESVAGLDDYITGKTTDFSTVGVKALDDQTVQYTLTRPESYWNSKTTSTILFPVNADFLKSKGDDFGKVDPSSILYNGPFLMKSFVSKSVIEFKKNPNYWDAKNVFVDDVKLAYYDGSDQDALARNFVEGAYSYARLYPNSSSFEGIKEKNKDNIIYSLQDTTSYFLNFNLDRKSYKFTSKTSDAEKKSTQEAVLNKNFRQAINFAYDRTAYGAQSQGEDGATKILRNLVVPPNFVSINGKDFGEVVASKMVNYGKEWQGINFADAQDPYYNAEKAKAKFAEAKKELQAKGVQFPIHLDMTVDQAAKKGVQEANSMKQSIEAALGAENVVIDIQQLTTEDYDNTSYLAQTAAQKDYDLYNGGWGSDYQDPSTYLDIFNVKSGGVLQNLGIEPGEANDKAKAVGLDIYTQMLEEANKEQDLAKRYEKYAEIQAWLVDSALAIPNISKGGTPVLRKTVPFSEPYSLAGNKGIESYKYLKVQDKTVTKDEYEKAKEKWLKEKEESNKKAQEELAKHVK